A part of Microbacterium atlanticum genomic DNA contains:
- a CDS encoding ABC transporter substrate-binding protein — translation MFRWKATAATIAIAALALTGCAAGGDSGSGDGSGGDTLTLGAILAPTTLDPAGAEWGNRAPFYQAVFDTLLLATPEGTIEPWLASEWAYNEDNTVLTLTLRDDVTFSDGSELTADVVVKNLQRFKDGTSPDAGYLGSIASMEAPDDQTVVITLSAPDPAFLNYLTRDPGLIGAEASFESADVDTNPVGSGPYVLDTAATVTGTSYVYTKNEDYWNPDAQHYDELVINVLSDPTAALNAIKAGEANGVKLSNNDNLAEVEGAGWTVNANELDFQGLLLLDRAGTMAPELADPKVRQAINFAFDREGLLKAIGADKGTVTTQVFSAASDAYDPELDEYYTYDPDKAKELLAEAGLADGFTLSLPSVGVFGTAAPTLIQQQLADVGITVEYTEVAPNNFIADLLAPKYPVSFMALEQNPDWQLIQFMIAPTAVFNPFKYSDPKVDEYMKQIQYGDEATQASVAKELNTYIVEQAWFAPFFRVQGSVATDADTTVEMLPTNAYPAIYDFKPKQ, via the coding sequence ATGTTCCGTTGGAAGGCCACAGCAGCCACCATCGCGATCGCCGCTCTCGCCCTCACCGGTTGCGCCGCAGGTGGCGACTCCGGATCCGGCGACGGCTCGGGTGGCGACACGCTGACACTCGGGGCGATCCTCGCGCCGACGACCCTCGACCCGGCGGGAGCCGAGTGGGGCAACCGCGCGCCGTTCTACCAGGCGGTCTTCGACACGCTTCTCCTCGCGACCCCCGAAGGCACGATCGAGCCGTGGCTCGCGAGCGAGTGGGCGTACAACGAGGACAACACCGTGCTCACGCTCACCCTCCGCGACGACGTGACGTTCTCGGACGGCTCGGAGCTCACCGCCGACGTCGTGGTCAAGAACCTGCAGCGGTTCAAGGACGGCACGTCGCCGGATGCCGGCTACCTCGGCTCGATCGCGAGCATGGAAGCCCCTGACGACCAGACCGTCGTGATCACGCTGAGCGCGCCCGACCCCGCATTCCTCAACTACCTCACGCGCGACCCGGGCCTCATCGGTGCCGAGGCCTCGTTCGAGAGCGCCGATGTCGACACGAACCCCGTCGGCTCGGGCCCGTACGTCCTCGACACCGCGGCGACCGTCACGGGCACCAGCTACGTCTACACGAAGAACGAGGACTACTGGAACCCCGACGCCCAGCACTACGACGAGCTGGTCATCAACGTCCTCAGCGACCCGACCGCGGCGCTGAACGCGATCAAGGCAGGCGAGGCGAACGGCGTCAAGCTGTCGAACAACGACAACCTCGCCGAGGTCGAGGGCGCGGGGTGGACGGTCAACGCGAACGAGCTCGACTTCCAGGGCCTGCTCCTGCTCGACCGAGCGGGCACCATGGCCCCCGAGCTCGCCGACCCGAAGGTGCGCCAGGCCATCAACTTCGCGTTCGACCGCGAAGGCCTGCTCAAGGCGATCGGCGCTGACAAGGGAACGGTCACGACGCAGGTGTTCTCGGCCGCGAGCGACGCATACGACCCCGAGCTCGACGAGTACTACACGTATGACCCCGACAAGGCCAAGGAGCTGCTGGCCGAAGCCGGCCTCGCCGACGGCTTCACCCTCAGCCTGCCCTCCGTGGGCGTGTTCGGAACGGCCGCCCCGACGCTGATCCAGCAGCAGCTGGCCGACGTGGGCATCACGGTGGAGTACACCGAGGTGGCGCCGAACAACTTCATCGCGGACCTGCTGGCTCCTAAGTACCCGGTGTCGTTCATGGCACTCGAGCAGAACCCCGACTGGCAGCTTATCCAGTTCATGATCGCGCCGACCGCCGTGTTCAACCCGTTCAAGTACAGCGATCCCAAGGTCGACGAGTACATGAAGCAGATCCAGTACGGCGACGAGGCGACGCAGGCCTCGGTCGCGAAGGAGCTGAACACCTACATCGTGGAGCAGGCGTGGTTCGCCCCGTTCTTCCGCGTGCAGGGCAGCGTCGCGACGGATGCCGACACCACCGTCGAGATGCTTCCGACGAACGCCTACCCGGCCATCTACGACTTCAAGCCGAAGCAGTAG
- a CDS encoding TetR/AcrR family transcriptional regulator, which translates to MTETTSARTRKATPAATPRKPRGEYAKSKETRTAILDAALEVFAQSGYRAGSLREVAERVGMSEAGLLHHFRSKSALLLALLDHRDDLSRARVDFDLPDGVESLRALAELARFNAAQPGIVELYCTLSAEATSPTHPAHEYFVNRYRFVRDSITGAFRRVAAAGRLAEGIDPDRAAVNTIALMDGLQVQWLLDPASTDMAEALHDVFRSMIRGYDLVSIEQALDGLDGTADASADGLPAAAETGAEEAQA; encoded by the coding sequence ATGACCGAGACGACCTCCGCACGGACGCGGAAGGCGACCCCCGCCGCGACGCCGCGGAAGCCCCGCGGCGAGTACGCGAAATCCAAGGAGACCCGCACGGCGATCCTCGACGCCGCACTGGAGGTGTTCGCGCAGTCGGGGTACCGCGCGGGCTCCCTCCGCGAGGTGGCCGAGCGCGTGGGCATGAGCGAGGCGGGGCTGCTCCACCATTTCCGCAGCAAGAGCGCCCTGCTGCTCGCGCTCCTCGATCACCGCGACGACCTCTCCCGCGCGAGGGTCGACTTCGACCTGCCCGACGGCGTGGAGTCGCTCCGCGCGCTCGCCGAGCTCGCCCGGTTCAATGCCGCGCAGCCGGGCATCGTCGAGCTCTACTGCACGCTCTCGGCAGAGGCGACCTCGCCGACCCACCCCGCCCACGAGTACTTCGTCAACCGGTACCGCTTCGTGCGCGACAGCATCACCGGCGCGTTCCGGCGAGTGGCCGCCGCCGGCCGGCTCGCCGAGGGCATCGACCCCGATCGCGCGGCGGTCAACACGATCGCCCTGATGGACGGTCTTCAGGTGCAGTGGCTGCTCGACCCGGCGTCGACCGACATGGCCGAGGCGCTGCACGACGTGTTCCGCAGCATGATCCGCGGCTACGACCTCGTCTCGATCGAGCAGGCGCTGGACGGCCTCGACGGCACGGCGGATGCCTCCGCGGACGGCCTCCCGGCTGCCGCAGAGACCGGCGCAGAGGAGGCGCAGGCATGA